From Crassaminicella indica, one genomic window encodes:
- a CDS encoding metal ABC transporter solute-binding protein, Zn/Mn family: MRNVLKICSYLILSMIVFFSLTACNKEASNIEKLTVAVSIVPEKTFVKSVGGDLIEVVTMIPPGNSPENYAPSPKELEMLSKASVYFSIGVPTEKANIIPKLSSISEDIDIVPLDEEVSKVYKDREFSPGKRDPHIWLSPKRVKLMIKVIEDKLCEIDPKNKDIYIKNAEEYIKKIEQLDVKIKKSIEDLPKKGFLVYHPAFGYFADDYGLKMVAIEKDGKEATIEDIKRIIDYAKKENIKTIFYQAEIDSKQSRVIAEEIDGEAKEVAPLAPNYIENMENIAKAFADSVK, translated from the coding sequence ATGAGAAATGTATTGAAAATATGTTCTTATCTAATCCTTAGTATGATAGTATTTTTTTCTTTAACAGCTTGTAATAAAGAAGCATCTAATATAGAAAAGCTAACTGTAGCAGTATCTATAGTTCCTGAGAAGACTTTTGTAAAATCAGTAGGAGGAGATTTGATTGAAGTTGTTACTATGATTCCACCGGGGAATAGTCCTGAAAATTATGCACCTTCTCCAAAGGAGCTTGAGATGCTTAGTAAAGCTTCTGTTTATTTTTCAATAGGAGTGCCTACTGAAAAAGCCAACATTATTCCAAAGCTATCTAGTATAAGTGAAGATATTGATATTGTGCCTTTAGATGAAGAGGTTTCAAAGGTTTATAAGGATAGAGAGTTTTCACCTGGAAAGAGAGATCCTCATATATGGTTATCTCCTAAAAGGGTAAAGCTTATGATAAAGGTAATAGAAGATAAGCTGTGTGAAATAGATCCTAAAAACAAAGACATATATATAAAAAATGCCGAAGAATATATAAAAAAAATAGAACAGTTAGATGTGAAGATAAAAAAATCTATAGAAGATTTACCTAAAAAAGGATTTTTGGTATATCATCCTGCTTTTGGATATTTTGCAGATGATTATGGATTGAAAATGGTTGCTATAGAAAAGGATGGAAAAGAAGCAACAATAGAAGATATAAAGAGAATTATTGATTATGCTAAAAAGGAAAATATCAAGACTATATTTTATCAAGCAGAGATTGATTCAAAGCAGTCTAGAGTAATCGCTGAAGAAATAGATGGTGAAGCTAAAGAGGTAGCTCCTTTAGCACCTAATTATATAGAAAATATGGAGAATATAGCAAAAGCCTTTGCAGATTCCGTAAAATAG
- a CDS encoding methyl-accepting chemotaxis protein — protein MKVKAKLILALVLLSSIALITVSSLSYINIKKEIEKNIQSQMKGVADGVSNHFNQWILTKEKNLSITHSILTNLEKEEIDYKKYMEVFKEDTDLSSMYMGFEDGRYFDGGDWIPPKDWDHRKRHWYIKAKSEGKVVFTEPYIDSETKDYVVSVAIPIKDAENNIEGVIAEDIILTAITKTVGNININGYGHAILIDDKGTIFSHPNEKLLNTNILENEELKAVGNEILHNGEGNIEFKIDGEEQYMVYKKFPITGWILGVIAAKEDMYKSLFDIKKKYIMINGIALMLIVLFALYFSRRLTLRLAELTKNAEEIGNGNLTVQSNMSGKDEIAVLSNVFDKTVKNISALIHKNKNITDKITDASCVIMNSVQGVRYASEEISKAVGQIAAGVNNQAVEANSSFERTKDLAEKIQYMKNYIKNVTYHAENMKEKTEEGINSIMKLNQKFEGNTKASKSVAEEIGRLSKKSKSISGIIETIKAIAEQTNLLSLNAAIEAARAGEAGSGFAVVAAEVKKLAEQSSNATKEIQNIIDEIKEDIVQTNNKMEEAQGIIREGNEYLGKTTEIYNEIKRSADDVIGQIKWLNENIQHMDQAKRAVVTSIEKISSVAQQAAATTQQISASAQEQTVSMEEVALSMNQLNEMINELAQSMKVFKV, from the coding sequence ATGAAAGTAAAAGCTAAGCTTATATTAGCATTGGTTTTATTATCGAGTATAGCATTGATAACAGTTTCTTCTTTAAGCTATATTAATATCAAAAAAGAGATCGAAAAAAATATTCAGTCACAAATGAAAGGTGTTGCTGACGGGGTAAGTAATCACTTTAATCAGTGGATTTTAACAAAAGAAAAAAATTTGAGCATTACACATAGTATTTTAACAAATTTAGAAAAAGAAGAAATAGACTATAAAAAGTATATGGAGGTATTTAAGGAAGATACTGATTTATCTTCTATGTATATGGGCTTTGAGGATGGAAGGTATTTTGATGGAGGAGATTGGATTCCCCCAAAGGATTGGGATCATAGAAAGCGTCATTGGTATATAAAAGCAAAATCAGAGGGGAAAGTAGTATTTACGGAGCCTTACATAGATTCAGAAACAAAAGATTATGTTGTTTCAGTAGCTATTCCTATAAAGGATGCAGAAAACAATATAGAAGGTGTTATTGCAGAGGATATAATACTTACAGCTATTACGAAAACGGTTGGAAATATTAATATTAATGGATATGGACATGCTATATTAATAGATGATAAGGGGACTATTTTTTCACATCCTAATGAAAAATTGCTAAATACGAATATTTTAGAAAATGAAGAGTTAAAAGCTGTAGGGAATGAGATACTCCATAATGGTGAGGGAAATATAGAATTTAAAATAGATGGTGAAGAACAGTATATGGTATATAAGAAATTTCCAATAACAGGATGGATTTTAGGCGTTATTGCTGCTAAAGAAGATATGTATAAATCTCTTTTTGATATAAAAAAGAAGTATATAATGATTAATGGTATAGCACTTATGCTTATTGTTTTGTTTGCATTGTATTTTTCACGCAGATTAACACTACGCCTTGCAGAGCTTACAAAAAATGCAGAAGAAATTGGAAATGGTAATTTGACTGTTCAATCGAATATGTCAGGAAAGGATGAGATTGCTGTATTGTCTAATGTATTTGACAAAACTGTAAAGAATATAAGCGCTTTGATACATAAAAATAAAAATATAACAGATAAAATAACAGATGCATCTTGTGTTATTATGAATTCAGTACAAGGAGTAAGATATGCTAGTGAAGAAATTTCAAAAGCTGTTGGACAGATTGCAGCTGGTGTAAACAATCAAGCAGTAGAAGCTAATAGTAGCTTTGAGAGGACAAAGGATTTAGCAGAAAAAATTCAATATATGAAGAATTATATAAAAAATGTAACATATCATGCTGAAAACATGAAGGAAAAAACAGAAGAAGGCATTAATTCAATAATGAAATTGAATCAAAAATTTGAGGGAAACACAAAAGCATCAAAAAGTGTTGCAGAAGAAATAGGAAGACTTTCTAAAAAATCAAAATCTATAAGTGGTATAATAGAAACAATAAAAGCTATTGCAGAACAGACAAATCTTTTATCACTTAATGCAGCTATTGAAGCAGCAAGAGCAGGGGAAGCTGGAAGTGGCTTTGCTGTTGTAGCAGCAGAAGTAAAAAAATTAGCAGAACAGTCGTCTAATGCTACAAAAGAAATACAAAATATAATAGATGAAATAAAAGAAGATATTGTTCAAACTAATAACAAAATGGAAGAGGCTCAGGGGATTATTAGAGAAGGGAATGAATATTTAGGAAAAACAACAGAAATTTATAATGAAATTAAAAGATCAGCAGATGATGTAATAGGGCAAATAAAATGGTTAAATGAAAATATACAGCATATGGATCAAGCTAAGAGAGCTGTAGTGACTTCTATTGAAAAAATATCATCTGTAGCACAGCAAGCAGCAGCAACAACACAACAGATTAGTGCATCTGCACAAGAGCAGACCGTTTCTATGGAAGAAGTAGCATTATCTATGAATCAGTTAAATGAAATGATTAATGAACTAGCTCAGTCTATGAAGGTGTTTAAAGTTTAA
- a CDS encoding metal ABC transporter ATP-binding protein — protein MKNAVEIEGIDVFYNDVQVLNNINLKVKENDFLAIIGPNGGGKSTLLKAILGLIRLRTGCIKIFDEPLNKSKEIIGYVPQFSSFNKSFPITVKEVVLMGMLKKNNKLFMKFNSGEENKAERIMKKLDIFQLKDRQIGQLSGGQLQRVLIARALAVEPKILLLDEPTASLDANVKTQIFNILKDLNEEMTIILVTHDMSAISTYVKNIACLNKELFYHGEPRLNEEILGRVYGCPVDIIAHGIPHRVLHEHKEVKHD, from the coding sequence ATGAAAAATGCAGTAGAAATAGAAGGAATTGATGTCTTTTATAATGATGTACAGGTTCTTAATAATATAAATTTAAAAGTAAAAGAAAATGATTTCTTAGCGATTATTGGACCGAATGGAGGAGGAAAAAGTACGCTGTTAAAAGCTATATTAGGACTGATAAGATTAAGAACAGGGTGTATTAAAATTTTTGATGAACCTTTAAATAAATCTAAAGAGATTATAGGCTATGTACCACAGTTTAGTAGCTTTAATAAAAGCTTTCCTATAACAGTAAAAGAGGTTGTACTAATGGGAATGCTTAAGAAGAATAATAAGCTATTTATGAAATTTAATAGTGGAGAAGAGAATAAAGCAGAAAGAATTATGAAAAAATTGGATATTTTTCAATTGAAGGATAGACAGATTGGACAGCTTTCAGGAGGTCAGCTACAAAGAGTACTGATTGCTAGAGCATTAGCAGTAGAACCTAAAATACTCCTTTTAGATGAGCCAACAGCAAGTCTTGATGCTAATGTTAAAACTCAAATATTTAATATTTTAAAGGATTTAAATGAAGAAATGACTATAATTTTGGTTACTCATGATATGAGTGCTATATCTACTTATGTAAAAAATATTGCATGCTTAAATAAGGAGTTGTTTTATCATGGAGAACCAAGATTAAATGAAGAGATTTTAGGGCGTGTTTATGGTTGTCCAGTAGATATTATTGCACATGGGATTCCTCATAGAGTTTTGCATGAGCATAAGGAGGTTAAACATGATTGA
- a CDS encoding Ger(x)C family spore germination protein: protein MMKKNKLLIFMIALSLLLFSGCWNYKDIDEMRLVAGMALDYDEKGKEYITTIEIINPASEKEAQMHGELYQSRGKLPFDGVRDIITKTGRKLYWAHAKTIIISQDIAKKRIIPILDYIYRDAEFREDMRLIVSKEKTAREILESYHEKDVHPIISFHLDDAIESENNIAKYHCAQIWKFIKDLYSEGISPTLPTIRNIVVEGKIQPYIGGLTVFKGDKAVGWLDEVEAQGFLWTIDHIYGGLVVVESTMNKKATRITLEILKNNTKVKPIYIEGKLTMKIDAETDVMIGEIGGTQDFIGKEGRTILKKDAEKQIKQQIENVIKKVQKDYDSDIFKFSKSIKKEMPNVWKKIKPDWDKVFKDLKTEVNVVVNIKGSALKSKPIRVAK, encoded by the coding sequence ATGATGAAAAAAAACAAGCTATTAATTTTTATGATAGCTTTAAGTTTATTGCTTTTTTCGGGCTGTTGGAACTATAAAGATATTGATGAGATGAGGCTAGTTGCAGGCATGGCATTAGATTATGATGAAAAGGGAAAAGAGTATATTACTACTATTGAGATTATAAATCCAGCATCAGAAAAAGAGGCTCAAATGCATGGAGAATTATATCAGAGTAGAGGGAAATTACCTTTTGATGGTGTAAGAGATATTATTACGAAAACAGGAAGGAAATTATATTGGGCACATGCAAAAACTATTATTATTAGTCAGGATATTGCCAAAAAAAGAATAATACCGATTCTTGATTATATATATAGAGATGCTGAATTTAGAGAAGATATGAGACTTATAGTTTCAAAGGAAAAAACTGCTAGAGAAATATTAGAAAGCTATCATGAGAAGGATGTACATCCAATAATTTCATTTCATTTAGATGATGCCATAGAATCAGAAAATAATATTGCAAAGTATCATTGTGCACAAATATGGAAATTCATAAAAGATTTATATTCTGAAGGAATATCTCCTACATTACCTACTATAAGGAATATAGTAGTTGAAGGAAAAATCCAGCCTTATATAGGAGGACTTACAGTATTTAAGGGTGATAAAGCAGTTGGATGGCTTGATGAGGTTGAAGCTCAAGGTTTTTTATGGACTATTGATCATATATATGGAGGGCTTGTTGTAGTAGAATCTACTATGAATAAAAAAGCTACTAGGATAACATTAGAAATATTAAAAAATAATACAAAGGTAAAACCTATATATATAGAAGGTAAACTTACTATGAAAATTGATGCTGAAACAGATGTAATGATAGGAGAAATAGGGGGAACACAAGATTTTATTGGCAAGGAAGGAAGAACGATATTAAAAAAAGATGCTGAAAAGCAAATTAAACAGCAAATAGAAAACGTCATAAAGAAAGTACAAAAAGATTATGATAGTGATATTTTTAAATTCAGCAAAAGCATAAAAAAAGAAATGCCAAATGTGTGGAAAAAAATAAAACCAGATTGGGATAAGGTTTTTAAAGACTTAAAAACAGAAGTAAATGTGGTTGTAAATATTAAAGGAAGTGCATTGAAATCTAAGCCAATTAGAGTAGCAAAATAA